One Brachybacterium aquaticum genomic region harbors:
- a CDS encoding transglutaminase family protein, protein MPEPSPAPAPSADRRRPLIPLRSEDVPAVEPVHYRVHHLTSYRYAKPVSRNYGRAHVEPRATPHQRVLSHEVVVDPAPARLTAHTDFYGNSSTYLLVDTAHDQLEVHSHARVSVAERRYPLEPMSRPWELCTPEHWGPLMPGSSLDFVHPSPRIPEGTAAREISAEVFTPGRAIGECLADLTALIHHDFTYDSGATTVTSTLDEVLAARHGVCQDFSHVGVAAARAAGLAARYVSGYLRTAPSAGGALGTEPAGEMIGSAASHAWLSVLVPGTGWVDIDPTNRTFVDQRFVTTAWGRDYADVPPLKGIVVGPPGATSTLKVAVGVVPEAPEPPLGESPA, encoded by the coding sequence CCGTCCCCCGCGCCCGCCCCGTCGGCCGACCGGCGCCGCCCCCTGATCCCGCTGCGCAGCGAGGACGTGCCCGCCGTGGAGCCGGTCCACTACCGGGTCCACCACCTCACCTCGTACCGCTACGCGAAGCCCGTCTCGCGCAACTACGGCCGCGCGCACGTCGAACCGCGCGCCACTCCGCACCAGCGGGTCCTCTCTCACGAGGTCGTCGTCGATCCGGCGCCCGCGCGCCTGACCGCGCACACCGACTTCTACGGGAACTCCTCGACCTACCTGCTGGTCGACACCGCGCACGACCAGCTGGAGGTGCACTCGCACGCCCGGGTCTCGGTGGCCGAGCGCCGCTACCCGCTCGAGCCGATGTCCCGCCCGTGGGAGCTGTGCACCCCCGAGCACTGGGGCCCGCTGATGCCGGGATCGAGCCTGGACTTCGTCCACCCCTCCCCGCGGATCCCCGAGGGCACCGCGGCGCGGGAGATCTCCGCGGAGGTGTTCACGCCCGGCCGCGCGATCGGCGAGTGCCTCGCGGACCTCACGGCGCTGATCCACCACGACTTCACCTACGACTCCGGCGCCACCACCGTCACCTCGACCCTCGACGAGGTCCTCGCCGCCCGGCACGGCGTCTGCCAGGACTTCTCCCACGTGGGCGTGGCGGCGGCGCGCGCTGCGGGTCTGGCCGCGCGGTACGTCTCGGGCTACCTGCGCACGGCCCCGTCGGCCGGGGGTGCGCTCGGCACCGAGCCGGCCGGCGAGATGATCGGCTCCGCCGCGTCCCACGCGTGGCTCAGCGTGCTCGTGCCCGGCACGGGCTGGGTCGACATCGACCCCACCAACCGCACCTTCGTGGACCAGCGCTTCGTCACCACCGCCTGGGGACGGGACTACGCGGACGTGCCGCCGCTGAAGGGCATCGTGGTCGGTCCGCCCGGCGCGACCAGCACCCTGAAGGTCGCCGTCGGCGTGGTCCCCGAAGCGCCCGAGCCGCCGCTCGGCGAGTCCCCCGCCTGA
- a CDS encoding formate transporter FocA, whose translation MNASSPDPKTAAAATPPSTVALAPKQLAQTLEDGMYAKATAPLGRMFLQTLSGGAFIALGFVFMVTSQQGMGDWPIGIAKLLGGAVFSVGLGLVVISGSDLFTGTTMTLVPRLSKRITTGQMLKHWGISAGGNFLGALGVALLILFAGTHATNGSAWGLVVLNSTQAKLSYDWHQAFFLGILANFAVCLAVWAATAGKTVADKILAVAGPVALFVSTGFEHSVANMFMLPMGLLIKYTAGDAFWQGEAMRAAGKSVEDYASITVGSALWDNLIPVLLGNIVGGAVLVGAYFWSVYRRGDADLAKG comes from the coding sequence ATGAACGCCTCCTCCCCCGATCCGAAGACGGCCGCCGCCGCGACCCCGCCCTCCACCGTCGCCCTCGCACCCAAGCAGCTGGCCCAGACGCTCGAGGACGGCATGTACGCGAAGGCCACCGCCCCGCTGGGACGGATGTTCCTCCAGACCCTCTCCGGCGGCGCGTTCATCGCCCTGGGCTTCGTGTTCATGGTGACCTCGCAGCAGGGCATGGGCGACTGGCCGATCGGCATCGCGAAGCTGCTCGGCGGCGCGGTCTTCTCCGTGGGCCTCGGCCTCGTGGTCATCAGCGGCTCGGACCTGTTCACCGGCACCACCATGACCCTCGTGCCGCGCCTGTCCAAGCGCATCACCACCGGCCAGATGCTCAAGCACTGGGGCATCTCCGCCGGCGGCAACTTCCTCGGCGCCTTGGGTGTGGCGCTGCTGATCCTGTTCGCGGGCACCCACGCCACCAACGGCTCCGCCTGGGGCCTGGTGGTCCTGAACTCCACTCAGGCAAAGCTCTCCTACGACTGGCACCAGGCCTTCTTCCTCGGCATCCTCGCGAACTTCGCGGTCTGCCTGGCGGTGTGGGCCGCGACGGCCGGCAAGACCGTCGCCGACAAGATCCTCGCCGTCGCCGGCCCCGTGGCCCTGTTCGTCTCCACCGGCTTCGAGCACTCGGTCGCCAACATGTTCATGCTCCCCATGGGCCTGCTGATCAAGTACACCGCCGGTGACGCCTTCTGGCAGGGCGAGGCCATGCGCGCCGCCGGGAAGAGCGTCGAGGACTACGCCTCGATCACCGTGGGCTCCGCGCTGTGGGACAACCTGATCCCGGTGCTGCTGGGCAACATCGTGGGCGGCGCGGTGCTGGTCGGCGCCTACTTCTGGTCGGTCTACCGCCGCGGCGACGCAGACCTCGCGAAGGGCTGA
- a CDS encoding FAD-dependent oxidoreductase, producing the protein MSSSQQPFRLAVIGSGPAGVYAAETLLRSAPVKSGELEVSIDLFDRFPAPFGLIRYGVAPDHPRIKGIITALHRILGRGDIRFLGDVEFGTDLTIEDLRTHYDAVILATGALKDADLDVPGIELEGSHGAADFVAWYDGNPDYPRTWDLDAEQVAVIGNGNVALDVARVLAKSADELLRTEIPANVYEGLKAASTTDVHVFGRRGPAQTKFSPLEARELAHPKGLQVVMDPRDLEQITEAEWETIKADKRTDQVVQTFVGWLEEQQRREAAGEEPTDREGNPVERRLHMHFWHRPVEVLGEDGTVTGMRFERTRLDAEGNLEGTGEMVDYELGAVYRAVGYHGSELPGVPYDARRGVIINTAGRVTEADGTVIPGVYANGWIKRGPVGLIGATKSDAIETITCLLEDIESGTLASAPERDDDAILRVLDERGVQYTTWDGWMALDAHEKALGAAAVDADGEPRARIKVVDREEMVRVSREGVNSPANA; encoded by the coding sequence ATGTCCTCCTCCCAGCAGCCCTTCCGCCTGGCAGTGATCGGCTCCGGCCCCGCCGGCGTCTACGCCGCAGAGACCCTGCTGCGCTCCGCGCCGGTCAAGAGCGGCGAGCTCGAGGTGAGCATCGACCTGTTCGACCGGTTCCCGGCGCCGTTCGGGCTCATCCGCTACGGCGTGGCCCCCGACCACCCGCGCATCAAGGGCATCATCACCGCCCTGCACCGCATCCTGGGCCGCGGCGACATCCGCTTCCTCGGCGACGTCGAGTTCGGCACCGACCTCACCATCGAGGACCTGCGCACCCACTACGACGCGGTCATCCTCGCCACCGGCGCCCTCAAGGACGCGGACCTGGACGTGCCCGGCATCGAGCTCGAGGGCTCCCACGGCGCCGCCGACTTCGTCGCCTGGTACGACGGCAACCCCGACTACCCCCGCACCTGGGACCTCGACGCCGAGCAGGTCGCCGTGATCGGCAACGGCAACGTCGCCCTGGACGTCGCCCGCGTGCTCGCCAAGAGCGCCGACGAGCTGCTACGCACCGAGATCCCCGCCAACGTCTACGAGGGGCTGAAGGCCGCCTCCACCACCGACGTGCACGTCTTCGGCCGCCGCGGCCCCGCGCAGACCAAGTTCTCCCCCCTCGAGGCACGCGAGCTCGCCCACCCCAAGGGCCTGCAGGTCGTCATGGACCCCCGCGACCTCGAGCAGATCACCGAGGCCGAATGGGAGACCATCAAGGCCGACAAACGCACCGACCAGGTCGTGCAGACCTTCGTGGGCTGGCTCGAGGAGCAGCAGCGCCGCGAGGCCGCCGGCGAGGAGCCCACCGACCGCGAGGGCAACCCCGTCGAGCGCCGCCTGCACATGCACTTCTGGCACCGCCCCGTCGAGGTCCTCGGCGAGGACGGGACCGTCACCGGCATGCGCTTCGAGCGCACCCGTCTGGATGCAGAGGGCAACCTCGAGGGCACCGGCGAGATGGTCGACTACGAGCTCGGCGCCGTCTACCGTGCCGTGGGCTACCACGGCTCCGAGCTGCCGGGCGTGCCCTACGACGCCCGCCGCGGCGTCATCATCAACACCGCCGGGCGCGTCACCGAGGCCGACGGCACCGTCATCCCCGGCGTCTACGCCAACGGCTGGATCAAGCGCGGCCCCGTGGGCCTGATCGGCGCGACCAAGTCCGACGCGATCGAAACCATCACCTGCCTGCTCGAGGACATCGAGTCCGGCACCCTGGCCTCCGCCCCCGAGCGCGACGACGACGCGATCCTGCGCGTCCTCGACGAGCGCGGCGTGCAGTACACGACCTGGGACGGATGGATGGCCCTGGACGCCCACGAGAAGGCGCTCGGCGCCGCCGCGGTGGACGCCGACGGCGAGCCCCGTGCCCGTATCAAGGTCGTGGACCGTGAGGAGATGGTGCGCGTCTCCCGCGAGGGCGTGAACTCCCCCGCCAACGCCTGA